A DNA window from Spirochaetaceae bacterium contains the following coding sequences:
- a CDS encoding PIN domain-containing protein, whose translation MSYLLDVNVLVALFDPRHVSHGTAHRWFGHTAQSGWATCSVTEIGCVRILANPSYRTVSTTPTEAMARLQRFCDSRGHSFWPDDVALRTALRGPVKDRLQGHRQITDFHLVALAAARGGHLATFDGRLVRSLAGTRLAPAVALVQ comes from the coding sequence GTGAGCTACCTGTTGGACGTCAACGTGCTGGTAGCCCTGTTCGATCCCCGGCACGTCAGTCACGGTACGGCGCACCGCTGGTTCGGGCACACCGCGCAGTCTGGCTGGGCGACCTGTTCAGTCACCGAGATCGGCTGTGTGCGTATACTCGCCAACCCCTCCTACCGGACGGTCTCCACCACGCCCACGGAAGCGATGGCTCGTCTGCAGCGGTTTTGTGATTCGAGAGGACACTCGTTCTGGCCGGATGACGTCGCCCTTCGCACGGCTTTGAGAGGGCCGGTCAAGGATCGCTTGCAGGGACACCGTCAGATCACGGACTTCCACCTCGTAGCGCTGGCCGCCGCACGAGGCGGGCATCTGGCGACATTCGATGGACGGTTGGTGCGTTCGCTCGCCGGCACCCGTCTCGCGCCGGCGGTCGCGCTCGTACAGTAG